Below is a window of Blastocatellia bacterium DNA.
CGCGCGGGGCAACTCTTGAATCGCATGATCGAAGCCATGGGCTTTCGGCGAGAGGAGGTCTATATCACCAACGTCGTCATGTGCCGCCCGCCAAATAATCGCACGCCCGAACCCGATGAGATCGCGACATGCGAGCCCTTCCTCTTCCGGAAGATTCGCGTGATCAAGCCCGACGTCGTCGTCGCCCTCGGGGCCATCGCCGCGCAATCGCTCTTAGGGACGAAAGCGCCCATTGGCCAAATCCGCGGACGATTTTTCGACGCACATGGGACAAAGGTCCTGCCGACCTTCCATCCGGCTTTCCTCCTGCGCGCGCCCGAACGAAAACGCGAAGCCTGGGAGGATTTGAAGAAGGTGCGAGACTACGTCCTGAGCCGCTCTCGCTCGGAAGACGCGGCGCGCTGATGGGCGAGGGATTCACCGCGTGGCCGCTTCGATCTCCTGTACCAGCTCAAGCGCCGTCCATTCGTTGCCGCGAAAGACCTTCTGTAGCTTCCCATCAGGACGAATCACCGCCGTCGCGAGATTGTGATTGATCGTTCCCCCCTCAGTCCAGAACGAGAGTCCGAAGCTTGCGCCAAAGCGCGCCATCTCCGCAGCGGGGCTCGTAGCGAATGTCCAATGGCGGAAGTCCGCTTTCCACCGCTCGCCGTAGGCCTTGAGTACGGTCGGCGTGTCATATTCGGGATCGAAACTCAAGGTCAAAAAGCGCACTCGGTCGGCTTCAAACCACTCGGGCCGCCGCTTCCGTAGGGCTTCCTGCGCTTCGACGAAGCGGCGGCTCATCAACGGGCAGAAGTTCGGGAAAGGGCACCGGGTGAAGATGAAAGTGAGGGCGATCGTCCGACCCCGCCAGTCGCCGAGCCGGAACGTGCGCCCATCTTGATCCACTAAGGTGATGTCGGGAACATCGTCGCCCGGATTGAGAAGATATTCAATGGGAACGGCCTTAGACCGATCAAGCGGCTGGGGCTGTCCCTTCTTCACGACGCGCAAACGCGCGAGCCATCCCTCCTTTTCGGTGACGACCAGTTCCCCCTCGACTTCGTCACCGGGCTCGATCCCCTCGAGCACGCGCGGATCTTTGATGGGAAATGGCATCGTCATCGCCGGCATGTAGCCGGGGATCTCCTCATGGGCGAGGGTGACCGATTGCCGATTGGCCGCGACGGCGACGACGCGCCCCTTGACCGCATATGTTCGCTCGGAAGCGCGTTCTCGACAGCCGACCAGCCAAAGCGCCAGGAGAAGTCCGATGATCGCCACACCTTGTGCTCGCCTCATAGGGCGCGAATTGTATCAACTCCCACGCCATGCGGGCAAATCCGCCCACTCGTCGGATTCTCTCCCCTTGCTCTAAGCCGAAGCCCTCGGTACACTGCTTCTTCCAAAGCGCCACCCGAGAGAGGGACATGAAGACGCCAACGACAGCGCCACGCCCGCGATCGGTCTTGCTGATGATCTTCCTGGCCTTCCTCTTCATCTTCGTTCCCTTCCTGACGTGGTACCTCACATGGTTCGGACGGCCCCTCACGGACCGGCAGATCGAGCGCTACCTCGACGATCAGGAGAAGCCGCGCCACATCCAACACGCCCTCTCGCAGATCGCCGATCGAATCCTGCGCGGCGATCCCTCCGTGCGACGATGGTATCCGAAGATCGTGAGTCTCGCCGAGCACTCGCGCGCGGAGATCCGCGTGATGGTGGCGTGGGTGATGGGGCAAGATAATCGCTCGGAGGAATTCCACCGCGCGCTCAAACGCCTTTTGAATGATCCTGCTCCAATGGTGCGGCGCAATGCGGCACTCGGCTTGGTGCGCTTCGGGGATGGGAGTGGACGCACGGAAATTCAGCAGATGCTTCGCTTCGAGCCAATTCGCGCCCCGGAGGAAGGAACGGTCACCGTAGGGGTCTCCGCCGGGGACGATGTGCGAGCGGAGACGTTGCTCGCCCGGATCCGTTGCGCCGATGGACGCCAGGTGGATGTGCGCGCGCCTTGGCCGGGGCGCATCGAACGCCTGCTGGTCGCCAGTGGAGCACACGTGCGCGCTGGAGAGGTGATCCTCTCGCTCGCCCCAGAGAGTCAACAGGTCTATGAAGCCTTGCGCGCACTCTACTTCATCGGGCGAGAGGAGGATCTTCCCGAAGTCGAACGTTACGCGCAAGCCGGATCGGAATGGCCCGAAGCTGTGCGCGAACAAGCTCGGCGCACCGCTCACGCGATTCGACAGCGCCAGCTTCAAGTGAGCCCATGATGCCATGACCTGGCCCGAAGCCATCGTGAGAAACGGGCAAGGACGTGTTTTTCCCCTCCTCGCTTGACACTCCTTCGAAACGAGGCATATATTCTCGATCGCTTGAAATTGAGGCGGCAAGGGAGGGGATCTATGCAGCGTTTGACGCGACGAGCTTTTCTGGCCTCCCTGGGCGTATCCGCATCGTTGGGATCTCCGATGCGCCTTTTCGGATCGCGCGGCGATCTGGTCTCCGCCGGATGGGATCATCCGCGGGAGCCGATTCCCCAAGTCACTCCACTTTCTCCACCATTTCGCCTGCCGGAGAGCTGGTACCGACAGACAGTGAAGCGTCTGCAGGAGAGATTGGCCCAACGGGGACTCGATGGGATCATCCTGAAAGACCGGTGGAACATCATCTACGTCTCCGGCCTATTCCACACGACGACGGAACGGCCGTTCTGGCTCTTCGTCCCGACGCGTGGGGAGCCCGTCTTCTTCTATCCGGGTCTCGATAAGGACCTCGTCAACACCTGGTGGATCAAAGAGGGCGAATGGTACTTCGACTATCCGCACGCCGGTCCGTTCAACACACTCGCGTACAAGGCGGGACCGAGGGCTGATTTGCTGCAATGGATGCTCAAGGGACTAGCCAAGCGCGGCTTCGGGCGCGCGCGTCTGGGCATCGAGGAAGAGGTGGGGCCGACGACGATGAGGCGCATGCAGGAGGCCTTGCCCGAAGCGCGATTCGAAGTGGCCGGAGATCTCTTACTCCGCATGCGGATGATCAAGACGCCTGAAGAGATCGAGTTGACGCGCAAGGCGATCGCGCTGCATGATCGGATGCTCGCTTTCGCTCGTGACTACATCCTCAAGCACGGGACGGACGCGACTGATTTCGAAGTGCGCCATCGGACCGAAGAGTTCGCCACGCACGAGTTGATGCGGCTCATGCAACCCACCGGGCGCCCCCATGACGCCGTCGGCGTGAGCCTCCGTTTCAGTTGCCGTGCCGGCGTGGCGACGGCCTATCCCCATCCGAACCAGTTCTTCTACGCGCGCATTCGACGTGGCGAGGCCGTCCAGATCGCCGCCGTCATCACGATCGGCGGCTACGGGGGGGAGGGCTATCGCGCCTTGCACATCGAGCCGATGACTGACTTGCAACGGAAGATGTGGGATGTGCATACGGAGATGGTTCTCAAGCAACAGGAGCTCAGTAAGGCGGGCGTCCGCTGCCAGGAGATCGCCGAGAAGGTCTTGGAGATCGCCGTGCGCGCCGGGCTCGAGCGCTACATCTATCACCGACCAGCACATGGTCAGGGGATGGAAGGACATCAACCGCCATACATCGCTCCGGGTGACGAGACCGTCCTCGAAGAGGGCATGATGTTCAGCAACGAACCGGGGCTCTACAATCCCGAAGCCGGATTCGGCTACAACCACTCCAATTGCGTGCTCGTGACGCGAGAGCGCGGCGTGGCCCTCAATCAGACGCCGCTCACCCGCGAGTGGTGTTGGCTGAGGCTTTGAACATGGAGGGAATGCCTTCAATCCAGGAGGTGAATGATGCGAGGTGCTAGACGAAAGCAACTGATCGCGCTTCTCATCGTCGTGATCTGGGGCATGGTTCTCTCGGCTTTCTCACAAACGGCGCCGCAGGAGCGCCGTGGCGTTCCGCCAGCGCCGGATCGGCGACCCGATGAAGGAGAGGGGCCGTTCGAGCGCTTGATCATCCGCGGCGCCACGCTCATTGAT
It encodes the following:
- a CDS encoding uracil-DNA glycosylase, with amino-acid sequence MASKRRSTHSVEARPERATEQPALFGDLPLLSTAPPVQDRTLDDIRTDVGDCTRCKLHRSRTTIVFGEGDPRARIMFVGEGPGAEEDAQGRPFVGRAGQLLNRMIEAMGFRREEVYITNVVMCRPPNNRTPEPDEIATCEPFLFRKIRVIKPDVVVALGAIAAQSLLGTKAPIGQIRGRFFDAHGTKVLPTFHPAFLLRAPERKREAWEDLKKVRDYVLSRSRSEDAAR
- a CDS encoding SCO family protein; translation: MRRAQGVAIIGLLLALWLVGCRERASERTYAVKGRVVAVAANRQSVTLAHEEIPGYMPAMTMPFPIKDPRVLEGIEPGDEVEGELVVTEKEGWLARLRVVKKGQPQPLDRSKAVPIEYLLNPGDDVPDITLVDQDGRTFRLGDWRGRTIALTFIFTRCPFPNFCPLMSRRFVEAQEALRKRRPEWFEADRVRFLTLSFDPEYDTPTVLKAYGERWKADFRHWTFATSPAAEMARFGASFGLSFWTEGGTINHNLATAVIRPDGKLQKVFRGNEWTALELVQEIEAATR
- a CDS encoding biotin/lipoyl-binding protein, whose product is MKTPTTAPRPRSVLLMIFLAFLFIFVPFLTWYLTWFGRPLTDRQIERYLDDQEKPRHIQHALSQIADRILRGDPSVRRWYPKIVSLAEHSRAEIRVMVAWVMGQDNRSEEFHRALKRLLNDPAPMVRRNAALGLVRFGDGSGRTEIQQMLRFEPIRAPEEGTVTVGVSAGDDVRAETLLARIRCADGRQVDVRAPWPGRIERLLVASGAHVRAGEVILSLAPESQQVYEALRALYFIGREEDLPEVERYAQAGSEWPEAVREQARRTAHAIRQRQLQVSP
- a CDS encoding Xaa-Pro peptidase family protein, with product MQRLTRRAFLASLGVSASLGSPMRLFGSRGDLVSAGWDHPREPIPQVTPLSPPFRLPESWYRQTVKRLQERLAQRGLDGIILKDRWNIIYVSGLFHTTTERPFWLFVPTRGEPVFFYPGLDKDLVNTWWIKEGEWYFDYPHAGPFNTLAYKAGPRADLLQWMLKGLAKRGFGRARLGIEEEVGPTTMRRMQEALPEARFEVAGDLLLRMRMIKTPEEIELTRKAIALHDRMLAFARDYILKHGTDATDFEVRHRTEEFATHELMRLMQPTGRPHDAVGVSLRFSCRAGVATAYPHPNQFFYARIRRGEAVQIAAVITIGGYGGEGYRALHIEPMTDLQRKMWDVHTEMVLKQQELSKAGVRCQEIAEKVLEIAVRAGLERYIYHRPAHGQGMEGHQPPYIAPGDETVLEEGMMFSNEPGLYNPEAGFGYNHSNCVLVTRERGVALNQTPLTREWCWLRL